In one Myxocyprinus asiaticus isolate MX2 ecotype Aquarium Trade chromosome 29, UBuf_Myxa_2, whole genome shotgun sequence genomic region, the following are encoded:
- the LOC127420527 gene encoding sorting nexin-21-like isoform X1, which produces MYFCTPLGWSKAGMASKLLDRLRRTIFKEGALSSKTDRTDDFPESSELEDDTDCISARLDGTLCFEGDGVLESEDAGDASGLDSDSDFFGESLDNACSSTEICPMLPSPKCSNMITRQLQENWRSSRTRSTPEKLIFEVTDASVVHETNSKYVLYTIHVIHSGMFDKTPAVITRRYTDFERLHSRLRRRHGDEMEGVYFPRKKLRKNFVAETIAKRSRAFEQYLSHLHSRPDLRTTPTFLEFFYLGDLHAGQMLMQVGRCQEALGSFLNALRLQEKLGCHQLLQQNHFQRVHWFVTLSALVCCFQDLEQLSEAQEHCDRALQDLAPSKEALQQHQLHPLLIPLLQSNVRLSWKISKDKRRWEALLQEIQDQGIDIGNQPSLKELMIKESIEDSEGMVRVKNKSEDAL; this is translated from the exons ATGTACTTTTGCACTCCTCTGGGCTGGAGCAAGGCTGGGATGGCCTCTAAACTATTGGACAGACTTCGCCGTACAATATTCAAAGAAGGAGCGCTATCTTCCAAGACTGATAGAACAGATGACTTTCCAGAAAGTTCTGAACTGGAGGATGATACGGACTGCATCTCGGCCAGGCTTGATGGGACCCTGTGCTTTGAGGGTGATGGGGTTCTGGAATCTGAGGACGCAGGTGACGCATCGGGGCTGGACAGTGATTCTGACTTTTTTGGAGAGTCGCTAGACAATGCCTGTAGCAGCACAG AAATATGCCCGATGCTTCCTTCCCCAAAATGCTCAAATATGATCACCAGACAACTACAAGAAAACTGGCGAAGCTCAAGAACTCGTAGCACTCCTGAAAAACTCATTTTTGAAGTGACTGACGCCAGTGTTGTCCATGAGACAAATTCCAAGTATGTG CTCTACACGATTCATGTCATCCATTCTGGCATGTTCGACAAAACTCCTGCTGTCATCACGCGGCGCTACACTGACTTCGAACGACTACACAGCCGCCTACGCCGCCGTCATGGGGATGAAATGGAGGGCGTGTACTTCCCACGGAAGAAGCTGCGCAAAAACTTCGTCGCCGAGACCATTGCCAAGCGCAGCCGAGCTTTTGAGCAATACTTGTCCCACCTTCACTCTCGTCCTGATCTGCGGACCACACCCACTTTTCTCGAATTCTTCTACCTGGGCGATCTTCATGCTGGCCAGATGCTGATGCAAGTGGGCCGTTGCCAAGAGGCCCTGGGGTCCTTCCTCAATGCTCTGAGACTCCAGGAGAAGTTGGGATGCCATCAGCTCCTGCAGCAGAATCATTTCCAGAGGGTTCATTGGTTCGTCACACTCTCTGCATTGGTCTGCTGCTTCCAGGACTTAGAACAACTTAGTGAGGCTCAGGAACATTGCGACAGAGCCCTGCAGGATCTGGCGCCTTCAAAGGAAGCCTTGCAGCAGCACCAGTTGCACCCGCTTCTCATCCCCCTCCTACAGTCCAACGTTAGGCTCTCATGGAAGATCTCAAAGGACAAGAGGCGCTGGGAAGCTCTTTTGCAGGAGATCCAGGATCAGGGGATTGATATAGGGAATCAGCCCAGCTTGAAGGAATTGATGATTAAAGAAAGCATTGAGGACAGTGAGGGGATGGTCAGGGTTAAGAACAAAAGTGAAGATGCCTTGTGA
- the LOC127420527 gene encoding sorting nexin-21-like isoform X2 encodes MASKLLDRLRRTIFKEGALSSKTDRTDDFPESSELEDDTDCISARLDGTLCFEGDGVLESEDAGDASGLDSDSDFFGESLDNACSSTEICPMLPSPKCSNMITRQLQENWRSSRTRSTPEKLIFEVTDASVVHETNSKYVLYTIHVIHSGMFDKTPAVITRRYTDFERLHSRLRRRHGDEMEGVYFPRKKLRKNFVAETIAKRSRAFEQYLSHLHSRPDLRTTPTFLEFFYLGDLHAGQMLMQVGRCQEALGSFLNALRLQEKLGCHQLLQQNHFQRVHWFVTLSALVCCFQDLEQLSEAQEHCDRALQDLAPSKEALQQHQLHPLLIPLLQSNVRLSWKISKDKRRWEALLQEIQDQGIDIGNQPSLKELMIKESIEDSEGMVRVKNKSEDAL; translated from the exons ATGGCCTCTAAACTATTGGACAGACTTCGCCGTACAATATTCAAAGAAGGAGCGCTATCTTCCAAGACTGATAGAACAGATGACTTTCCAGAAAGTTCTGAACTGGAGGATGATACGGACTGCATCTCGGCCAGGCTTGATGGGACCCTGTGCTTTGAGGGTGATGGGGTTCTGGAATCTGAGGACGCAGGTGACGCATCGGGGCTGGACAGTGATTCTGACTTTTTTGGAGAGTCGCTAGACAATGCCTGTAGCAGCACAG AAATATGCCCGATGCTTCCTTCCCCAAAATGCTCAAATATGATCACCAGACAACTACAAGAAAACTGGCGAAGCTCAAGAACTCGTAGCACTCCTGAAAAACTCATTTTTGAAGTGACTGACGCCAGTGTTGTCCATGAGACAAATTCCAAGTATGTG CTCTACACGATTCATGTCATCCATTCTGGCATGTTCGACAAAACTCCTGCTGTCATCACGCGGCGCTACACTGACTTCGAACGACTACACAGCCGCCTACGCCGCCGTCATGGGGATGAAATGGAGGGCGTGTACTTCCCACGGAAGAAGCTGCGCAAAAACTTCGTCGCCGAGACCATTGCCAAGCGCAGCCGAGCTTTTGAGCAATACTTGTCCCACCTTCACTCTCGTCCTGATCTGCGGACCACACCCACTTTTCTCGAATTCTTCTACCTGGGCGATCTTCATGCTGGCCAGATGCTGATGCAAGTGGGCCGTTGCCAAGAGGCCCTGGGGTCCTTCCTCAATGCTCTGAGACTCCAGGAGAAGTTGGGATGCCATCAGCTCCTGCAGCAGAATCATTTCCAGAGGGTTCATTGGTTCGTCACACTCTCTGCATTGGTCTGCTGCTTCCAGGACTTAGAACAACTTAGTGAGGCTCAGGAACATTGCGACAGAGCCCTGCAGGATCTGGCGCCTTCAAAGGAAGCCTTGCAGCAGCACCAGTTGCACCCGCTTCTCATCCCCCTCCTACAGTCCAACGTTAGGCTCTCATGGAAGATCTCAAAGGACAAGAGGCGCTGGGAAGCTCTTTTGCAGGAGATCCAGGATCAGGGGATTGATATAGGGAATCAGCCCAGCTTGAAGGAATTGATGATTAAAGAAAGCATTGAGGACAGTGAGGGGATGGTCAGGGTTAAGAACAAAAGTGAAGATGCCTTGTGA